A genomic segment from Xiphophorus maculatus strain JP 163 A chromosome 6, X_maculatus-5.0-male, whole genome shotgun sequence encodes:
- the LOC102226870 gene encoding endothelin receptor type B-like, whose translation MTTRLCFLLLAAHMTVASAQPEPKNQIPQVPLSVTQRLGLVQRRAQDPARPNITMPRSRQPPMCTGPTEIRDTFKYINTVVSCLVFVVGIIGNSTLLRIIYKNKCMRNGPNILIGSLALGDLLHLVVGIPINVYKLLAEDWPFGVTLCKVVPFVQKASVGITVLSLCALSIDRFRAVVSWSRIKGIGVPKWMAIEIALIWILSVILAVPEIIGFDMITMDYKGEQLRICLLHPRQKTDFMKFYKTAKDWWLFGAYFCFPLACTGIFYTLMTCEMLRKRNGVQIALSDHIKQRREVAKTVFCLVLVFALCWLPLHLSRILKLTIYDEVDPNRCELLSFFLVLDYIGINMASVNSCINPIALYMVSKRFKNCFRSCLCCWILPAEMLMDEKQSCMKLKVTERSSEQSHSHITNKSSLRS comes from the exons atgacaactcGCCTCTGCTTCCTCTTACTGGCCGCTCACATGACGGTTGCGAGCGCGCAGCCGGAGCCAAAGAACCAAATCCCCCAGGTCCCGCTGTCCGTCACTCAGAGACTCGGGCTGGTCCAGAGGAGAGCCCAGGACCCGGCCAGGCCCAACATCACCATGCCGCGCAGCCGCCAGCCGCCCATGTGCACGGGGCCCACGGAAATCCGGGACACGTTCAAGTACATCAACACGGTGGTGTCCTGCCTGGTGTTTGTGGTCGGCATCATCGGCAACTCGACTCTCCTGCGGATCATCTACAAGAACAAGTGCATGCGGAACGGGCCGAACATCCTCATCGGCAGCCTGGCGCTCGGAGACCTGCTGCACCTCGTCGTCGGCATCCCCATCAACGTCTACAAG CTCCTGGCAGAGGACTGGCCGTTCGGGGTGACTCTGTGCAAGGTTGTGCCGTTTGTCCAGAAGGCGTCCGTGGGGATCACCGTGTTGAGCCTGTGCGCTTTGAGCATCGACAG GTTTCGTGCCGTGGTCTCCTGGAGCCGCATCAAAGGCATCGGCGTTCCGAAGTGGATGGCCATCGAGATCGCCCTCATCTGGATCTTATCCGTCATCCTGGCCGTTCCAGAGATAATAGGCTTCGACATGATCACCATGGACTACAAAGGGGAGCAGCTGAGGATCTGTCTGCTGCACCCCAGGCAGAAGACGGACTTCATGAAG ttttataaAACAGCAAAGGACTGGTGGCTGTTCGGCGCGTACTTCTGCTTTCCGTTGGCCTGCACAGGCATCTTCTACACCCTGATGACCTGCGAGATGCTGAGGAAGAGGAACGGGGTGCAGATCGCCCTTAGCGACCACATCAAACAG CGGAGGGAGGTGGCCAAGACGgtgttctgtctggttctggtgttCGCTCTGTGCTGGCTTCCTCTCCACCTCAGCCGCATCCTGAAGCTCACCATCTACGACGAGGTGGACCCGAACCGCTGCGAGCTGCTCAG CTTCTTTTTGGTGCTGGACTACATCGGCATCAACATGGCTTCTGTCAACTCCTGCATTAACCCCATCGCCCTGTACATGGTCAGCAAGCGCTTCAAGAACTGCTTCAGG TCCTGTCTGTGCTGCTGGATCCTACCTGCCGAAATGCTGATGGACGAGAAGCAGTCGTGTATGAAGCTCAAAGTCACCGAGCGATCCTCCGAGCAGAGCCACTCCCACATCACCAACAAGTCCAGCCTGAGGAGTTAG